A genomic region of Mesorhizobium sp. NZP2077 contains the following coding sequences:
- a CDS encoding flagellar hook-basal body complex protein FliE translates to MIVNGIGALNLKPGLGDTATDLLQGGVAPATAGNLGTSFAEAVSQAASKTVNTLQNAEQVSLQALKGDADTRQVVDAVMSAQQALQTAVAIRDKVVSAYLEVSRMGI, encoded by the coding sequence ATGATCGTAAATGGCATCGGCGCGCTCAACCTGAAGCCCGGTCTCGGCGATACGGCTACCGACCTGCTTCAGGGCGGTGTCGCGCCGGCGACAGCGGGCAACCTTGGCACCTCCTTCGCCGAAGCGGTCAGCCAGGCAGCGTCGAAGACCGTCAACACGCTGCAGAATGCCGAGCAGGTGTCGCTGCAGGCGCTCAAGGGCGATGCCGACACCCGTCAGGTGGTCGATGCGGTGATGAGCGCGCAGCAGGCGCTTCAGACCGCCGTCGCCATCCGCGACAAGGTCGTTTCGGCCTATCTCGAAGTCAGTCGCATGGGTATTTGA
- the flgG gene encoding flagellar basal-body rod protein FlgG, protein MKALSIAATGMNAQQTNLEVIANNIANINTTGYKRARAEFSDLLYQVDRTQGVPNRSNASLVPEGVSIGLGVKTTAVRNVHTQGELTSTGNSFDMALTGRGWFQIEGADGGTLYSRAGAFNTNATGQLVTVDGANVIPAITVPTDAVEVIVNKTGQVFARIDGQTALQSLGQLQIANFANEAGLAPLGDNLFQETAASGPANVGVPGDPGFATIQQGYLEASNVDPVKEITELISAQRAYEMNSKVIQAADDMASVVSKNIR, encoded by the coding sequence ATGAAAGCACTTTCCATCGCCGCCACCGGCATGAATGCCCAGCAGACAAATCTGGAAGTCATCGCCAACAACATCGCCAACATCAACACCACCGGCTACAAGCGGGCGCGCGCCGAATTCTCCGACCTGCTCTACCAGGTCGACCGCACGCAAGGCGTACCCAACCGCTCCAACGCCTCGCTGGTGCCGGAGGGCGTTTCGATCGGCCTCGGCGTCAAGACGACGGCCGTGCGCAACGTGCACACCCAGGGCGAACTGACCAGCACCGGCAACAGTTTCGACATGGCGCTGACCGGCCGGGGCTGGTTCCAGATCGAGGGCGCCGACGGCGGCACGCTCTACAGCCGCGCCGGCGCCTTCAATACCAACGCCACCGGCCAGCTGGTGACGGTGGACGGCGCCAATGTCATTCCGGCCATCACCGTGCCGACCGATGCAGTCGAGGTGATCGTCAACAAGACCGGCCAGGTCTTCGCCCGCATCGACGGCCAGACCGCTCTCCAGAGCCTCGGCCAGCTCCAGATCGCCAACTTCGCCAACGAGGCGGGCCTCGCACCGCTCGGCGACAACCTCTTCCAGGAAACGGCGGCTTCCGGCCCGGCCAATGTCGGCGTGCCCGGCGATCCCGGCTTCGCCACCATCCAGCAAGGTTATCTCGAGGCTTCCAACGTCGACCCGGTCAAGGAGATCACCGAACTGATCTCGGCGCAGCGCGCCTATGAGATGAACTCCAAGGTGATCCAGGCCGCCGACGACATGGCCTCGGTCGTCTCCAAGAACATCAGGTAA
- the flgC gene encoding flagellar basal body rod protein FlgC: protein MDALTAALKVAASGLGAQSERLRVVSENLANAQSTGTTPGADPYRRKTISFVSELDRASGSSTVQVNSIDRDPSDFPVEFQPGNEAADEKGYVKMPNVNVLIEMADMTEANRSYEANLQVVKQARDLISMTIDLMRNQ, encoded by the coding sequence ATGGACGCGCTGACCGCAGCCCTGAAAGTCGCAGCATCCGGCCTCGGCGCCCAGTCCGAGCGCCTGCGCGTGGTTTCGGAAAACCTCGCCAATGCCCAGTCGACCGGCACCACGCCCGGCGCCGACCCCTATCGCCGCAAGACCATCAGCTTCGTCTCCGAACTCGACCGGGCCTCAGGCAGCTCGACGGTTCAAGTGAACTCGATCGACCGCGATCCGAGTGATTTTCCCGTCGAGTTCCAGCCCGGCAACGAGGCCGCCGACGAGAAGGGCTACGTCAAGATGCCTAACGTCAACGTGCTGATCGAAATGGCCGACATGACCGAGGCCAACCGTTCCTACGAGGCCAACCTGCAAGTCGTGAAGCAGGCGCGCGACCTCATTTCAATGACCATCGACCTGATGAGGAACCAATGA
- a CDS encoding flagellar basal body P-ring protein FlgI has protein sequence MFRVSPGPSSLPPGQVASRIKDIAQLQSSRDNQLVGYGLVIGLAGSGDSLRNSPFTEQSIRAMLENLGIATEGGSARAKNVAAVIVTANMPPYVQSGARIDIDVSSMGDATSLAGGTLIMTPLKAADGEIYAVGQGAVIVSGFIAQGQAQQLTQGVPTAGRVPNGAIVERQVKAEFDDQSTLTLQLRNPDFSTAIRIADAINDYTSQRFGMRVAAERDSRTVQIRRPRNVSAARFYAEIENLVVESDTPARVVIDERTGTIVIGNDVKISRVAISHGTLTVRITEAPRVVQPEPFSKGETAVEPFTAIDASRPNGRVAVLDGPDLQTLVSGLNRLGVKPDGIIAILQGIKSAGALQADLVLQ, from the coding sequence ATGTTCCGCGTTTCGCCCGGGCCAAGCTCGCTGCCGCCCGGCCAGGTCGCCTCGCGCATCAAGGACATCGCCCAGCTGCAGAGTTCGCGCGACAACCAGCTGGTCGGCTACGGTCTTGTCATCGGCCTCGCCGGCTCGGGTGACAGCCTGCGCAATTCGCCGTTCACCGAGCAGTCGATCCGCGCCATGCTGGAGAATCTCGGCATCGCCACCGAAGGCGGCAGCGCGCGCGCCAAGAACGTCGCCGCCGTCATCGTCACCGCCAATATGCCCCCCTATGTGCAGTCGGGTGCCCGCATCGACATCGACGTCTCCTCGATGGGCGACGCCACCTCGCTTGCCGGCGGCACGCTGATCATGACGCCGCTCAAGGCGGCGGACGGCGAGATTTATGCCGTCGGCCAGGGCGCGGTCATCGTTTCCGGCTTCATCGCCCAAGGTCAGGCCCAGCAACTGACGCAAGGCGTGCCGACCGCCGGCCGCGTGCCGAACGGCGCCATCGTCGAGCGGCAGGTGAAAGCCGAATTCGACGACCAGTCAACGCTGACGCTGCAGTTGCGCAATCCCGATTTTTCGACTGCCATCCGCATCGCCGACGCCATCAACGACTACACCAGCCAGCGCTTCGGCATGCGCGTGGCGGCCGAGCGCGATTCCCGCACCGTCCAGATCAGAAGGCCGAGGAATGTCTCGGCCGCGCGCTTCTATGCCGAGATCGAAAACCTGGTGGTCGAATCCGATACGCCGGCCCGTGTCGTCATCGACGAGCGCACCGGCACCATCGTCATCGGCAATGACGTCAAGATATCGCGCGTCGCCATCAGCCACGGCACGCTGACGGTGCGCATAACGGAAGCGCCGCGCGTCGTGCAGCCTGAACCCTTCTCCAAGGGCGAAACCGCCGTCGAACCGTTCACCGCCATCGACGCCAGCCGGCCGAATGGCCGCGTCGCGGTGCTCGACGGACCCGACCTGCAAACCCTGGTTTCCGGCCTCAACCGCCTCGGCGTCAAGCCGGATGGCATCATTGCCATCCTGCAAGGCATCAAGTCGGCCGGCGCCCTGCAAGCCGATCTGGTTCTCCAATAG
- the flgA gene encoding flagellar basal body P-ring formation chaperone FlgA, with protein sequence MAMPISCSAFRRAALILALVAGGMPAFAQESTSQSTTGQSTTGQSTTGQSATQIASNQPVGEVVLIPNRVIYPGETIELTALKQVTLIPGKHKPDAMATRSEELQGKIAKRTLLPGRYIPSAAIREAWLVEQGAAVQVFFIAGGLTISATAVTLQPGSAGDLIKVRNSDSGKILSGTVMADGTIQVSAS encoded by the coding sequence ATGGCCATGCCGATCTCCTGCTCCGCATTCCGCCGCGCCGCGCTGATCCTTGCGCTGGTGGCCGGCGGCATGCCGGCTTTCGCCCAGGAATCGACAAGCCAATCCACAACTGGCCAATCCACAACTGGCCAATCCACAACTGGCCAATCGGCAACGCAGATCGCCAGCAATCAGCCTGTCGGCGAGGTCGTGCTGATCCCCAACCGTGTCATCTATCCCGGCGAGACCATCGAGCTCACCGCGCTGAAACAGGTGACCCTCATACCGGGGAAGCACAAGCCCGACGCCATGGCGACCCGCTCCGAGGAGCTTCAAGGCAAGATCGCCAAGCGCACGCTGCTGCCCGGACGCTACATTCCGTCAGCCGCCATCCGCGAGGCCTGGCTGGTCGAACAGGGTGCCGCCGTGCAGGTCTTCTTCATCGCCGGCGGACTGACGATCTCGGCCACTGCCGTGACCTTGCAGCCGGGTTCGGCCGGCGACCTCATCAAGGTTCGCAACAGCGACAGCGGCAAGATCCTATCCGGCACCGTTATGGCCGACGGAACCATCCAGGTCAGCGCTTCATGA